The DNA sequence TTTATCGCCCCAATATTTGTAAAGTCCTTGAAAAGAATTGGTATTCAGTTTTGTTCCCATCTCTAAACGATAAGGCTGAATTAAATCCAAAGGACGAAGAACACCATAGAGTCCGCTCAAAATACGAAGATGATCTTGGGTATAAAGCAGCTCTTTTTCGTTTAAAGTTTCGGCATCCAAACCGGTATAAACATCGCCTTTAAATGCCAATAAGGCTTGCTTTGCATTTTCGGTATCAAATGGTAGTTTCCAAGTCGCAAAACGTTCGTAATTTAAGTAAGCTAACTTTGAACTGATTCCCATTAGTTTGATTAAATCATCAGCCGTATAATTTTTTAATTCTTTGATAAGTTTTTCTGCTTCCGGCAAAAAATCATTAGTAGAATAATGTAAGCTTGAGGCTTTATTCTCAAAATCGAGGGTTTTAGCCGGAGAAATAACGAGTAGCATACAATGCGAAATTTAAGAATTTAATTCATTGCAAAATAAATGAAAAATATTGAATTGGCAGA is a window from the Bacteroidales bacterium genome containing:
- the yaaA gene encoding peroxide stress protein YaaA, which gives rise to MLLVISPAKTLDFENKASSLHYSTNDFLPEAEKLIKELKNYTADDLIKLMGISSKLAYLNYERFATWKLPFDTENAKQALLAFKGDVYTGLDAETLNEKELLYTQDHLRILSGLYGVLRPLDLIQPYRLEMGTKLNTNSFQGLYKYWGDKLTQNINKALIAQSDDILINLASNEYFKSLNKSKLNAKIITPVFKDFKNGEYKTISFYAKKARGLMSRFILKNQLKNPEELKHFETNGYYFSEAESNANQLVFLRG